The Caldicellulosiruptor obsidiansis OB47 genome segment TTAATTGTCAAAGAAAAGTTATCGATTATAGCCTACAAACTTTAATTATATCTTTTTTGTATTATTTTGCCTCCAAAAAACAACAAAAAATTTTATTGAATACTATAAGAAATTTTGTATATAATTCATTACATATGAGAAGATTATAATTAAATTTTTACGGTGAAAGAGACAATGAAAAGGATTTTAATTGTTGATGATTCTGAGCTTATGTGTGAGGTTATAAGAGGAGCTTTGAGGGGTTTGGAAGAAGATAATGTTATATTTGTAGCAACAAACCCTCTTATTGCAATAAGGAAAGCTAATTTGTTCAAGATTGATCTGGCATTGATTGATTATGAGATGCCTTACATGAATGGTATTTTGCTTATTGACTATTTAAAAGATATAAATCCATTGACAAAGATTTTAATGGTTTCTGCTTATACAGAACCAGGGGCGCAAATTACTCTTGAAGCATTAAACAGGGGGGCTATTGATTATATATTAAAACCTGCGAATAAAGATGAATTTAATGAATTTAAAAAAGATTTATTGGAAAAAGTTAAAGGTATTATATTTCAAAAAGATTATGCTTTTGTTAATATAAAAAGAACAACAACATCAGAAAAATCAGAAAAAAAAGTTTTTCCTGTAACTTGTGGTATTGATAACAATAGAAGTCACTTAATAAACAAGCTTAAAGAGAGTAAGGTAATAGCTATTGGAATTTCAACTGGAGGTCCACCTGTTTTAGAGAAGATTTTTACATCTCTTAATAAGGATTTTTCAATACCCATTTTGGTTGTTCAACACATGCCTCCAACTTTTACAAAAGCTTTAGCAGAAAGACTTAGCAAAGTTGCACAAAGGCAGGTAAAGGAAGCAGAAGATAGAGAAAAAATAGAAAATGGAGTTATTTACATAGCTAAGGGTGGAACACATCTTGCTGTTGAAAAAATTTTAGGGAAGTATTATGTAAGACTGCTTGACAATATTGAAAAAGTAAATAATCACAAGCCATCATGTGATATTTTATTCAGCTCAGTTGCGGAATGGTATGGAGAAAATGCAACTGGAATAATAATGACTGGAATGGGTAGTGATGGTGCAAATGGACTTTTTGAGATGAAAAAGCAGGGGGCTTTGACTATTGCGCAAAGTAAAGAATCTTGTGTGGTTTTTGGCATGCCAAGAGTTGCTATAGA includes the following:
- the cheB gene encoding chemotaxis-specific protein-glutamate methyltransferase CheB, which encodes MKRILIVDDSELMCEVIRGALRGLEEDNVIFVATNPLIAIRKANLFKIDLALIDYEMPYMNGILLIDYLKDINPLTKILMVSAYTEPGAQITLEALNRGAIDYILKPANKDEFNEFKKDLLEKVKGIIFQKDYAFVNIKRTTTSEKSEKKVFPVTCGIDNNRSHLINKLKESKVIAIGISTGGPPVLEKIFTSLNKDFSIPILVVQHMPPTFTKALAERLSKVAQRQVKEAEDREKIENGVIYIAKGGTHLAVEKILGKYYVRLLDNIEKVNNHKPSCDILFSSVAEWYGENATGIIMTGMGSDGANGLFEMKKQGALTIAQSKESCVVFGMPRVAIEKGAAEVVLSVEEIIDLLNRV